GACGCTTGACAGCGTTCTTGCCGCAGAACTGGCACACGTAGCGGGCGTGCTGTGTGACCTGGAGAGAGCGTCAATGTTGCGTCCTTTAGGCGCTACGGATTTCCGGGTGTGTACGCACTTCCATCTTCTTGACCTGCTTACGGAGCGAAGCACCGTAACGGGTACCGTACTTTCCGGTGATGCCGACCTTCTTAGTGCCTACATCGTAATCAATATCGTCTTCTTATCGTTCCAGCGGTTAAGGGGGAGCCGTACGCTTGGTCATTTTGGCGGTGTTGTGTGGGTTGATGGGTTGACGAAGTCGAAAGTTTCGTCGTTCAATTTCGATCGTGTGGGCAGCGGCTTAGCGGGATCCTTGGCGACGCCTTGCCTAGTTGGGCGCAGATTCTAGACGGATCAACCCTCACCGACATAAGCGAGCGCGCGGATCCGCATCGACagcaacatcaacaacatcaatcGAGGGATGAGACGAGAATTGATAAGCTGGAGTTGCGAGCTGGACGCACGCACAAGGCGTCCCGCACGAGGTGGAAGAGAGTCTTGGAAATGATCAATACTGCTTAGGCACCACAGCACTGATGATGTTGGAAGAAACGCTATACAGAAGCGATGTAATGTAGGCAGTACATTCTTGTGGAGCTTGCAGAGGGGTTTGAATATTCCCAAGCATATCTACACTACACGACTTCCCACCTCGCAAGCCTACCTATAGTGCGCCCAGGCTCCCTGACAATGCAGATGTGATCCTCCTTCTGTCCGGCTTCTCTAGTACCAAGAGTAATTTTGTGGAGAGCGAGATTGGCAACAGCAGTCGGCATGCCCTCAGCCAAATTGTAGTTGCCCGTCGTGACAAACCCAATAAGATCTGTTTCGTCAGGAACTAGAGGATAGTCGTTGTCTGCTGCCGTCGGGACGTTCTTCTTTGTCGCTGGTGGCTCGAGTAGATTACCAGCAAGCTGTCTTCGTCGCAGATGCTCAGGGACGTCATCGCCGCTGCGAGTTTGCTGCCTCCTTGGCACGCCATTTGTATTGGTCTTCGGACCTGGCATTAGCGATAGCCATCTGCTTCGAAGCTCTGAGTTGTTCGAGGGCAAGCGATAGACTCGAGAACAATCGACAGGGTACCCGCGCCCCATTACTGTGATCTTGACAGTAAGAAGATAAGGTAGCTTAAGGCCAGTAGAAGGATCCCCTGCACCTTTGGTCGCCTGAGCTGAAGAGAGCTGACGGAATGGCGAGACCAACTTCTCAATCCCGTCCTGCACTGTTGTCGGTTCTGCAGGCCCATCTGGCAGTAACCGTGCCCACTCGCAGGCCCAAGGGTCGCCAATCTCACCTTTCCTCCCGTTACCAAGATCAATGGTAGACCATTCAATTCTCTTGCCCTTCGGCCGCTTTGTCCAGTCGTGCTTCCTTACGTCTCGTTGCTTCAGCTCCCATGCCCAGCCAGCAGCGGTACCGGGACAATCGTACGGGAAGCTCGGCACCGAGCGTTCGAACGTAACCTGTCGCTTCTCCTTCAGTCCACCAAAGCGATTATTACCTCCAGTGGATACGGGGTAGCGCATGATGCCTCGCCATACGGGCATGACGCATTTCCAAGGAAGCAAGATGGTCCAAGAATTACTCTCTCTCGAGACGTAGGTGAGCATAGGGATCCGTGGATCGGTTGGTCTCGGCTCTGGATATCCACCAAGCGTATTCGCACTCTGTCTTCGGTTGATGGACTTCTGCGACGGCAGTGTCCTCTGCCCTTCTAGTCGAGCAGCGCGGCTGAAGATGGAGGGCGAGGTCAAAGTGTTGTCAATGGGCCAGGCAGCGAGTGTCTCAATCAGGGCCGACAGATTTGGGGGTGTCGTAGATGGTGTAGGGGGGTCTCGAAGGCGAGGATCTGAGACGTCGAACGCAAGCAATGCGCCCGCTGGCAGAGTGCCAGGATCTGTGACTGAAGCAAGCGTAGACCATAGTGACTGAGGCGCGTCAGGCGCAGCGTCAGAGGCAGCTGGATGCAATATGGAGCACAGCGTCTCTGCCGCTGCAGGGCCCATGATCTCAATAGACCCAACCTCGAATCGGAGGTCTTCGACAGCAACTGCCGGCCTTTGAACCTTTGAGATGCGGATGACTTCGTTCCAAATCTGCAGAAACGCACTTGGGTGTACCCGAATGAATATTTTCCTTTTTTTGCCAACTGCATCAGGCGCGCACCAAACGACCGTCACGTGGGCGATCCGCTTCAGAGGCTTCGCATCTCTCTCGTGTAACCAGCCTTCGCAGATTCTCGTGCCCTGCCTCCACTTTTTCGCCTTGCCGCGCCCTTGCCATGGATCTTCAGCATCTTCAGCGCCAAAGTGAAGCCCTTTCAGCAGCCCAACGATGCTGTCTTCCACGCCCTCGAGCCCAATCGTCGACATGTAGCTCATGTCCCAGGCAACGGCTCCGCGCTGGACTGCAGCCCGATGGGTGAGGCGGTATGCCTTTACGACTGGCGCAAGTGGGATCGCGAACCGCCAGAGCGGGTCCTTCGGTTCGGTCATACGTGCGCGTTTGGTGTGCCATATGTGTGTTGGTAGCCATGTCTTGTCTCGCTGGCGTCTGCGAAATCGTGAAGGAGGCGTGGCGGGCGTGGCGAGCGACGGGAACCTGGGCTTGGCTTTTGGTGTTTTTGAGAGGGGTTGAACTTTCTCTGCTCCTGGTTTAGTCCCCACCGGCTCACTGCctttctttctctctctctgcgcCCGCGCCTTCTTGCTCTTTTCGATGCCCTCCTTCCTGAGGTgcttcttcttgcccttTCCAATTCCACTGCCACTTGTGCCCCGTGTTATCGGCGTGTTGTCCTCCTTGGCTTCCTGACGTGCTTGTCTCCTCAGCCGCTTTGGTACGCGATTCGGGTTGTGGCTTGCAGTCCTTCTGCGCAGGTCTCTAGGCACATCTTGGAAAGCTCTTCTCATCAGCCCCTTCTTCGCCGCCTTCATCGCCCCCTCCAGCGACTTGATCTCATTTTCGTGTGACTTGAGGAAGTTCTTGACATTGACTTCGCCATTGGGGTACGCGTTCCTCGTCGGTATCGTGGGGATGTTGTGCTGTGGCTTCTGGGGAAAGCGAGCGCGTTTTGCATGCGGCGCACTGTCTGAGTtctgcttcctcttctttgaAGCGTCGGCCATGGTTCCTCGGCCGGTGTGGAGCAGCGAGGAATGCGACAGTGTGACAGCCAACGGCTGCACCAAATCGGTGAGTTTCTGAAAACTAGCGAGTCATAGCTCCGGGCCCGGCCTAGCGTCATCCGCGTGATTCGCGTGATTCGCGTGCGTCCACCATTTCATCCGGTGCACAACTTCCAAACAAACAACTAGTACGAGACAATGCAGGGCCGCTGATAGCCATGTGTTTCAGAACGCCTGCCCTATCACGAAAGCAAAGTCGAACAGCGCATCACACGATGTTCATCTCGGTTCTGGCACTGAAATCCACTCCGCTTGCCCCTAGCAACCTGCAGGGAGGGCCTGCAGCTGCGCCTCGGCCAACCCTGGGACCTTGTCCAAGACAGCCTCTCTCTTGCGCGCAATCGTAGCATTCTTTCTTCACAACACGCTCGTCGTCATTCATACACGCAACAATACCTTTGTCTTGCTTGACACCTGACACCTGACACTCTTCGAAGCAGACAATTGACACACTTGAAATGATGTCCTACACCCCCCTCCCAGAGCCTTCTCCGCACATGCTCCGTATGCAATTCAGCCCACAGCGGAAACGTCCTACACACAGCCGCACCGAATCAGAAATCATCCCGCGACCCCTCAGTATCATGTCAATGTCGCCCAGCAAACGATCCTCTGTCTACGTTTCCGAAGCCTCTACACTCCTCTCACATCGCAACTCTGTTGTTTCTCCCGTAGGAAAATCACCCTACGATTCATTCTTCTCGCCTACCAGCGACCCCGCGATACTCCTCTCGCCCGAGCCCGCTGAGTTTGTCGACCACTACACCATCCTTGAATTAGGCCCGGAGGCCACAGTCGACGAGATCAAAGCTTCTTTCCGTCGTTTACGCGTAGCATACTTCCAGAGCGATGCAACAAAGTACCGCGCATTAACGACTGCACTGGAGCTGCTGGCGGACGAGGAGGCACGAGCAGAGTACGACGAGATATACCGTGCGCGGGCAGGAGGTGCACCGACACCTATAACACCGTACTCGAGTCTACCAGCTGGTCTTGAATCACCGAAACACGGGAGGAAAGACAGTGGGCACAGCGCTGGAAGCTTGCAGGAGGATGTGGACATGATGCGTGTTCCGGAGATTCCGGAAGAGGACGAGGAAGAACAGATTCACGAAGAACCCCAAGATTTACGAACTGATGACCCCAACTGGGCACTCAAGCGTCACCACCGCGTGTTCGCCAACTACGAGCCTTTCTACGGCACCGAACCCTACGATTCCTTTGTACCTGTTTTGATGGCCTACGAGACTTACTCCAGGCACCCGCGACTGCGATGTAGACGACCAAGTTACATCGGTGACGGACTAGCGCGGAATGCtatgccatgttgattttgGTGGTGTAGATAAAATGGTAGGATAGCGTCCGGGGTCACCCATGTCTGTTGCATAGTTGTCGCGTTATAGCGTTGAATATTATTACTCATTGTTGTCTTGGATACGTAGACTAGTTGACTTGACAACACCTCCGACTTCAGGCAGCCATGTGGCAATGACCAACACTGACTAACAAATACAGCGTCGTGCGAAAACTTCACGCGGAGCGGCCAAAGAGCGGTGAAAGAAAGTAAACTGAAGATGCCGATTCTTGGCCGTTGATTTCACAGTACTTCGCTGTATTTACAAAGTGTAGCGCAATGCTAACAGCAAGATGATAATATGTGTGGACTTCATAAGGATCGTACAAGGCCGCAATGGCTCGGGAGAGTTCTCTCTTTAATCCAGGTGGGCGGGCATGCACTAAGAAAGCACAGCCTTTCCACCTTGAGCAAACGTGTCAAACATCTACAATTCGATGTTCTCACCGGCAAAAGGCTCAAGGCGCTGCTTGAACTCCTCAACGCTGAGCTCCTCACCCTGCCACATGACCTGCTCGCCATTGGCGTTCTTGGGCGGGATCAAGACGTCTGAGACGACCTGGATAACACCGTCGCTGGCAACGCCGTCGTGGACGGTGACGCGCGTAAACCCGTTGATGCGGATCGACACGAACGGTCCGTATCTTGCAACGTCAACAGCCAAGTACTTGCCGTCGAGCACAGTGGGCAAGTCGTAGTGGTAGTATGGCGGGCGATCAGCGGActtctcgtcgtcgtcgtcgctgtgCTTCTTGCTGGCGTCGTAGAAGGCGTCAGTGTAGAGGGTCTGGTTGACCACGATGTGGTACTTCAGCAGTGCCTTCAGGTACTTCTGACCGTAGGTGCTGAAAAGGAAGGCGTTGATCTTGGGACCAAGCTTTTGGAAGGCAAAGTTGGAGGGTGCAAACAAGGTGCCGCCCTCGTGAGGATAGTCGGTGTTGTTGATCTTCTCGAACATGCCGGTCTTTTGTAGGGCAAGCTCAAGAGTGCTGAACTCGCCGGGGAGAAGCTCGATGATGGAGGCAACCTTAGGGGGAGGGACGAGAATAGAATCGACGCCGTGGACGACACCGTTGGTGCCGAAGATGTTGACAGCAACAAGCTTGCTATAGAAGTTGATAGTGGGGCCCTTAAGAGTGACACGAACGGTCAGGCGCTGCTTGTGGCCAAGCTTCTCGGGCTCGAACAAAGTCGGGATGGTGTAGCTATGGAGAACACGGCCGGCGGGGTAGAAATCAGGGCTAACATGGTACAGAAGAATGTCCTTGAGTACCTCCTTTGAGGGGTGCTTTCCATGGTCGGGGATCTTTTCAAAAGCCTCATCCGTAGGGGCAAAGATGGTGTAGTTGGCCTTTGTGCTGTTCAGTGTCTCGACGAGGTCATCGTACTTGTTGATCAGCTTAGCAAGCTTAGTGGTGTACTTGCTCTCATTGATGAGCTCGTATACTGTCCTGTTGGGCTTGTCTTCGCCATCGTGAGGTGAGTGGTGAGGTCCGCCGTGATGAGGGGGCCCGTGGTGAGGTGGGTGATGGGGAGGGTGGTCCTCACCGCCACCAAAGTTAATAGTAGCGTCGTCGAACGACGAGCCTTCTAACCACGATTCAACATTGGCACCAGCGTCGTGGATCCGGCTGTAGATGCCCTGTGCGCTCTCCTTGACCTTGTTGAAGGTGTCGTCGAGAACCTCTTGGGCGTTGTCAAGAAGCTCCTTCCCCGACAACTTGGCGTTTTCGATTTGCCTGTTGGATTTAGGTAGCTTTTCGAAGACCTCCGCTTCGGTAATCACCAAGGCGGAAGCCAACGGGATGAATGGTACCACGCGAGAGAAACGCATGATGTCTGGTACTGAAAATTGTATGGAGAGTGTAGGGAAACAAAGAAAGAGGTGAGGTACCCGTCTCAGCGACTAAAAGGCACGACGAGTCGATTACACCACCACGCGTGGCAATGTCGGAGCTTCGGTAGTGTTTCACCAGCCGATGATGACAGTGGGACGGACGAATCAGATCAGACCAGTATAGCGTGATTGTTTATTGACCTCAAAAATGGCTTCGACAATCAAGACTACGGTCTAGTTGCGCGCGTGTACTTGGTAGTGAAACACTTCACAAGACTCTGTGAATACTCGCCCATCCAGGCTGAAGCCGCGTGTTTGGCCACCAGGCAACGATTTAGGACGCGTGTCAGACGCGGGGGCGAGCTATCAAGCtgtcgacgacgacgaccgaTGACGCAATGGCGCGGTTGCTGTCTCGGCGCGGGGTATTTGACATTACCTCCAAACTGATAGGGATCATTTTGTTTGAAAGTCAGGTGCATTTGTGAATGCTGGAAACCAACATTGAAGTAAAGCGTTCGCAAAAAGATAGTTTTGAGATACAGCAGCTCATATGCTTGGTCACGTGACGATTGCTTCCATATTTCTCCACTTCCTTAGCTCAGGCATTGGTACGCTCGCTTAGTTGACTCGGGGTTATGTTTGTGTGTTTGTGTGTTTGTGCAGAACATTTCGTCATCCATCATCGTCATTTCTGTGGAATGCGCTATTTTCTCTACAGAATCGCGATGCTGTGGATCTCCGGGAACAAGGCGcagcttctcctcctactACTATTGGATGCAGATGAACTGTACCTTGCTGAATACACCTCATGGCAGAGTTTCGATTCGTCCATTGAGTGGAGAGTGCTTCGTAGTCCCATATTCTGGTAAAACAAGCTTCTTCCAAGCCTCGATCAAGCTTTTTGGGAGACCGAATGCATCTTTAGTAATGCTGCGGAGGGTACGGAAACGTGCAGCAAGAGGGCAAGTGCTTTCATGAATTGACGCGTCATGTCGTCATTGCCGTTTACCTATATACTACTGTTTGCGTTTGCGTTGTGCACTGAGGATCGAACCAACCTCACTTTAACATTCAGCTAGTATCTTATTCAAACAAGCTCTATTCACAATGGCTCTCGCACGACACGTCGACCCTGATGAGCTTATTAAGACACTGAAAGATCATCCACTGCACAAGGCTGGTGCACACCAGCGAGGAGTCAGCCATACTACTCCCTACTCGAGCAGGTATGCCGCCAGTGTTGAGCTTTCGAAATACAAGATCCCTCAGGATGGCGCGCCCGCAGATACTGTGCACCAGCTGCTCAAAGATGAGCTTGATCTTGATGGACGGCCCAACTTGAACTTGGCCTCGTTCGTAGGAACATACATGGAGCGTGAAGCCGAAGCGTTGATGATCGAGAACATCTCAAAGAACATGTCAGATGCCGATGAGTACCCCGCGATGATGGACATGCACGCACGTTGTATCTCAATCATTGCTCATCTCTGGGGCGTCCAAAAAGGCGAAAAGGCTATCGGATCAGCAACGACGGGCTCCAGTGAAGCCATTCACCTTGGTGGGCTGGCAATGAAGAGACGCTGGCAAGAGAAGCGCATGGCTGAGGGCAAGGACACGTCCAAGCCGAACATCATCATGGGCGCCAATGCACAGGTTGCTCTTGAAAAGGTACAGAACGATAACTTTTTTCCTCTTTTTCCTCGCTGACCATCTGAAGTTTGCCCGC
Above is a genomic segment from Ascochyta rabiei chromosome 10, complete sequence containing:
- a CDS encoding 60S ribosomal protein L43 — protein: MTKRTKKVGITGKYGTRYGASLRKQVKKMEVTQHARYVCQFCGKNAVKRQAVGIWNCRSCRKTTAGGAYTVSTPAAAATRSTIRRLREIAEV
- a CDS encoding Ribonuclease P; the encoded protein is MADASKKRKQNSDSAPHAKRARFPQKPQHNIPTIPTRNAYPNGEVNVKNFLKSHENEIKSLEGAMKAAKKGLMRRAFQDVPRDLRRRTASHNPNRVPKRLRRQARQEAKEDNTPITRGTSGSGIGKGKKKHLRKEGIEKSKKARAQRERKKGSEPVGTKPGAEKVQPLSKTPKAKPRFPSLATPATPPSRFRRRQRDKTWLPTHIWHTKRARMTEPKDPLWRFAIPLAPVVKAYRLTHRAAVQRGAVAWDMSYMSTIGLEGVEDSIVGLLKGLHFGAEDAEDPWQGRGKAKKWRQGTRICEGWLHERDAKPLKRIAHVTVVWCAPDAVGKKRKIFIRVHPSAFLQIWNEVIRISKVQRPAVAVEDLRFEVGSIEIMGPAAAETLCSILHPAASDAAPDAPQSLWSTLASVTDPGTLPAGALLAFDVSDPRLRDPPTPSTTPPNLSALIETLAAWPIDNTLTSPSIFSRAARLEGQRTLPSQKSINRRQSANTLGGYPEPRPTDPRIPMLTYVSRESNSWTILLPWKCVMPVWRGIMRYPVSTGGNNRFGGLKEKRQVTFERSVPSFPYDCPGTAAGWAWELKQRDVRKHDWTKRPKGKRIEWSTIDLGNGRKGEIGDPWACEWARLLPDGPAEPTTVQDGIEKLVSPFRQLSSAQATKGAGDPSTGLKLPYLLTVKITVMGRGYPVDCSRVYRLPSNNSELRSRWLSLMPGPKTNTNGVPRRQQTRSGDDVPEHLRRRQLAGNLLEPPATKKNVPTAADNDYPLVPDETDLIGFVTTGNYNLAEGMPTAVANLALHKITLGTREAGQKEDHICIVREPGRTIGRLARWEVV